The following proteins are co-located in the Tetrapisispora phaffii CBS 4417 chromosome 4, complete genome genome:
- the TPHA0D03090 gene encoding pyridoxine 4-dehydrogenase (similar to Saccharomyces cerevisiae YPR127W; ancestral locus Anc_3.462) has translation MSKVEQLRKDLDALSTGYGLMSLTWKAEPVPKDQAFAAMKQVVDFALEKNVKAFFNVGEFYGPDYIMLKNFFEKYPELRQKVIVSCKGSMDVAKMAPLGKSDDVKKSVEICSSILGGYIDIYEVARIDESIVEEGQDYPYETFEALAEMVDNGFIGGVSLSEVTEKQIRAINKDWHKYLTCVEVELSLFSTQILHNNIAKTCGELGLIIIAYSPLGRGLLTGQITSVKDIPKGDFRLMLKRFHGDAMAQNLVLVQFLRDEIIAKRDPADRITLPQLALGWIKHNSNRFGYGKIIPIPSGSSVSKVTENFDENKAKITDAEFDKINEFLKGFTTVGDRYELA, from the coding sequence aTGTCTAAGGTTGAGCAATTGAGGAAAGATTTAGATGCTTTGAGCACCGGTTATGGTTTAATGAGTTTGACTTGGAAGGCTGAGCCAGTTCCAAAAGATCAAGCTTTTGCTGCTATGAAACAAGTTGTTGATTTTGctttagaaaaaaatgtGAAGGcttttttcaatgttgGTGAATTTTATGGTCCAGACTATATTAtgttaaagaatttttttgaGAAATATCCTGAATTAAGGCAAAAGGTCATTGTTAGTTGTAAAGGTTCCATGGATGTTGCCAAAATGGCTCCATTGGGTAAATCTGATGATGTTAAGAAGAGTGTAGAGATCTGTTCTTCCATTTTAGGTGGTTATATCGATATCTATGAAGTCGCTAGAATTGATGAATCCATTGTTGAAGAAGGACAAGACTATCCATATGAAACTTTTGAAGCTTTAGCTGAAATGGTAGACAATGGCTTCATTGGTGGTGTTTCTTTAAGCGAAGTTACTGAAAAGCAAATCAGAGCTATTAATAAAGATTGGCATAAGTACTTAACTTGTGTTGAAGTCGAATTATCTCTATTCAGTACTCAAATCTTGCATAACAATATAGCTAAAACTTGTGGTGAATTAGGTTTAATCATTATCGCATACTCTCCACTAGGAAGAGGCCTATTGACTGGCCAAATCACAAGTGTAAAAGATATTCCAAAGGGTGACTTTAGGTTAATGCTAAAAAGATTCCATGGTGACGCGATGGCTCAAAATTTGGTCCTCGTTCAATTCTTACGGGACGAAATCATTGCTAAACGTGATCCTGCTGACCGTATCACTTTACCACAACTTGCACTAGGTTGGATTAAACATAACAGTAACAGATTTGGTTATGGTAAGATCATCCCAATTCCAAGTGGTTCTTCTGTTTCTAAAGTTACTGAAAATTTTGACGAGAATAAGGCTAAGATCACCGATGCTGAATTCGACAagattaatgaatttttgaaaggTTTCACTACTGTCGGTGACAGATACGAATTGGCTTGA
- the SCD6 gene encoding Scd6p (similar to Saccharomyces cerevisiae SCD6 (YPR129W); ancestral locus Anc_3.464) yields MSQYVGKTISLISVTENRYVGLLENIDSERGTVTLNNVRCFGTEGRKNWGPEEIPPNATLYKSVKFNGNDVKDLNILDIKLEDAHPVLPPAGQQGQQQTQQQVNAAQMPHEPQQPNVPAAMAGYGVYQPAPGSEPIVGSDSTENKESTKESRKSNNQQNTHRPPRNNTHHHKVEIPAEDFDFESNNAVFVKEAPEPNGQEINENTAIQETESKEQFYNKSSSFFDSISTSTETNTNMKWNVEKELNLDTFGQASANRRFNSRGGHNFRGRGRGRGRGNGRGRGNSRGNYNNNYNGNNYNSNSTFNADVEF; encoded by the coding sequence ATGTCTCAATATGTGGGTAAGACAATTTCCCTAATCTCTGTCACTGAAAACAGATATGTTGgtttattagaaaatattgattcaGAAAGAGGTACTGTTACTTTAAACAATGTCCGCTGTTTCGGTACTGAAGGTCGTAAAAATTGGGGACCAGAAGAAATTCCTCCAAATGCAACACTTTATAAATCCGTCAAGTTCAATGGTAATGATGTTAAAGATCTAAACATTTTAGACATTAAACTAGAAGATGCCCATCCCGTACTGCCACCAGCTGGCCAACAAGGTCAACAGCAGACTCAACAACAAGTGAACGCTGCACAAATGCCACATGAGCCTCAACAACCAAATGTACCTGCCGCTATGGCTGGTTATGGTGTTTACCAACCAGCACCAGGATCAGAACCTATTGTAGGTTCCGATTCAactgaaaataaagaatcCACAAAGGAATCCAGAAAATCAAACAATCAACAAAATACCCATAGACCACCAAGAAATAACACACATCATCACAAAGTTGAAATACCTGCTGAggattttgattttgagaGTAACAATGCTGTTTTTGTAAAAGAAGCTCCAGAGCCAAATGGGCAGGAAATTAATGAGAACACTGCTATTCAAGAAACTGAATCAAAGGAACAATTTTACAATAAATCctcatcattttttgacAGTATTTCCACATCAACTGAAACAAATACTAACATGAAATGGAATgttgaaaaagaattaaatttagACACTTTTGGCCAAGCTTCTGCTAACAGAAGATTTAATTCAAGAGGTGGACATAATTTCCGTGGCCGTGGCCGTGGTAGGGGCAGGGGTAACGGTAGAGGCAGAGGTAACAGTAGAGGAAATTATAACAACAACTACAATGGCAATAATTATAACAGCAACAGTACTTTTAATGCCGATGTGGAATTTTAA
- the NAT3 gene encoding peptide alpha-N-acetyltransferase complex B subunit NAT3 (similar to Saccharomyces cerevisiae NAT3 (YPR131C); ancestral locus Anc_3.465) translates to MSTLDPFEATDLFNLDNVNLDVLTENFPVEFYFEYLILWPGLFFKTVEQTVDASITTNNISGYMMAKTEGHGNDWHSHITAVTVAPEFRRLFLASILCNTLEKITDVLPHNVNFIDLFVKCDNALAIKLYEKLGYSVFRRVVGYYNTAGDGYPETLKKCNDDKDAFDMRKGMIRDKGKSIRSDGRKHRCFPHDIKF, encoded by the coding sequence ATGAGTACGCTTGACCCGTTTGAAGCTACCGATCTATTCAATCTGGATAATGTTAACCTAGATGTGTTGACTGAGAATTTTCCtgttgaattttatttcgAATACCTAATATTATGGCCtggtttattttttaagaCAGTTGAGCAAACTGTCGACGCATCAATtacaacaaataatatatcagGCTATATGATGGCAAAAACAGAAGGTCATGGAAACGATTGGCACTCGCATATAACAGCTGTAACGGTTGCTCCAGAATTCCGTAGATTGTTTTTAGCTTCCATTTTGTGTAACAcattagaaaaaattacAGATGTATTGCCACATAACGTGAATTTTATTGACTTGTTTGTGAAATGTGATAATGCACTAGCAATCAAACTTTATGAAAAGCTGGGATACAGTGTCTTTAGGAGAGTGGTAGGATACTATAATACAGCAGGGGATGGATATCCAGAAACTTTAAAGAAATGTAATGATGACAAGGATGCATTTGATATGAGAAAAGGTATGATAAGAGATAAAGGAAAGAGTATACGTTCAGATGGTAGAAAGCACAGATGCTTCCCGCATGATATTAAGTTTTAA